The Flammeovirga agarivorans genome has a window encoding:
- a CDS encoding formylglycine-generating enzyme family protein yields the protein MRSSLNINTICIKYLYPIILISFIGNNICIANNISISSVSIGEFDLENEVVEVNFTIQWENSWNDPLVLNNWDAAWVFLKYEYEDNWYHVQLDASQFSITETSGLGTNPTVKLNDDSGSGEALGAFIYGRSEFSGNVNYDVTFYWDYAANGVVDDAELDVQVHAIEMVYVPEGAYYLGSGGTETAHFYKYGSTDPFWVHHKNTTLNIESTTDSLFYDTKASLSGQDGDAVVGTPQTLSKDYPKGVAAFYCMKYEVTQIEYVEFLNTLTTTQATNRIQQFSHYKQSRNNISVIGTNYTTGSPHLPMQRLRWSDNAAYLDWAGLRPMTELEFEKACRGTTLSPTKAANPWGTNTINDTPYYDADNPDDSYVQYEGEDSETIDATVLTSEGNVNYENVSDDAFGPLRVGIYATASSDRVTSGATYYGIMNMGGNMRERVVSAGSSDGRSFTGAHGDGTLSSNGDANVANWPDNDSASGIGLKGTSWFEGGGLIKISNRHSAAKASNVDSNFISARGVRTVE from the coding sequence ATGAGATCTTCATTAAACATTAATACAATATGTATCAAATACTTGTATCCAATAATTTTAATCTCATTTATTGGAAATAATATTTGCATTGCGAATAACATATCGATCAGCTCAGTATCTATTGGTGAGTTCGACCTGGAAAATGAAGTGGTTGAAGTGAACTTTACAATACAATGGGAAAACTCATGGAATGACCCTTTAGTGCTCAACAATTGGGATGCAGCATGGGTATTTCTTAAGTATGAATATGAAGATAATTGGTATCATGTTCAATTAGATGCTTCACAATTTTCTATTACAGAAACAAGTGGACTTGGCACAAACCCTACAGTAAAACTTAATGACGATTCTGGAAGTGGTGAAGCTTTAGGAGCGTTTATTTATGGTCGTTCTGAGTTTAGTGGCAATGTTAATTATGATGTCACATTTTACTGGGATTATGCTGCGAATGGTGTAGTGGACGATGCAGAATTAGACGTACAAGTACATGCCATAGAAATGGTTTACGTACCAGAGGGAGCTTATTATCTTGGTTCGGGAGGTACTGAAACTGCACATTTTTACAAATATGGTTCTACTGATCCATTCTGGGTACATCACAAAAACACGACATTAAACATCGAGTCGACTACAGATAGCTTATTTTATGATACTAAAGCTTCTTTGAGTGGTCAAGATGGAGATGCAGTAGTTGGCACCCCACAGACGTTAAGTAAGGATTATCCAAAAGGAGTCGCTGCATTTTATTGTATGAAATACGAAGTCACTCAAATTGAGTATGTTGAATTTTTAAATACCTTGACAACTACACAAGCAACCAACCGAATTCAACAATTCTCTCATTATAAACAATCAAGAAATAATATATCTGTTATAGGAACAAATTATACGACTGGAAGTCCACACTTGCCCATGCAAAGACTTCGATGGAGTGATAATGCAGCCTACCTCGATTGGGCGGGATTAAGACCTATGACAGAATTGGAATTTGAAAAAGCATGCAGAGGAACAACTTTATCCCCTACTAAAGCTGCTAATCCTTGGGGAACAAACACAATTAATGATACCCCTTATTATGATGCTGATAATCCCGATGATTCTTATGTACAATACGAAGGAGAAGATAGTGAAACCATTGATGCCACAGTGCTTACTTCAGAAGGAAATGTTAATTATGAAAATGTTTCTGATGATGCCTTTGGCCCATTAAGAGTAGGCATTTATGCTACCGCCTCCTCCGATAGAGTGACATCGGGAGCTACTTATTATGGCATTATGAATATGGGAGGAAATATGAGGGAAAGAGTCGTTTCTGCAGGTTCTAGCGATGGACGTTCATTTACAGGCGCACATGGCGACGGTACACTTTCAAGCAATGGTGATGCAAATGTTGCCAATTGGCCAGATAATGATTCGGCCTCTGGTATTGGTTTAAAAGGCACATCTTGGTTTGAAGGAGGAGGTCTAATTAAAATTTCTAATCGACATTCTGCAGCAAAAGCAAGTAATGTAGACTCTAATTTTATCAGTGCTAGGGGTGTCAGAACTGTAGAATAA
- a CDS encoding GNAT family N-acetyltransferase encodes MASTYNVREINTNDIQHIIDYWLKSDHKYLQSLGVDIQKLPSEEQLKTMLTKQINLEYKDKPSFAVIWEIDGKAVGHSNITDISFGNSANMHLHLWEEDVRQKGAGTILVKQSLPFFFELFQLKSIICEPYAENPAPNKTLKKVGFKLIKRYKTIPGSLNFEQDVNQWEIKPALK; translated from the coding sequence ATGGCATCGACTTATAACGTTAGAGAAATAAATACAAATGATATACAACATATCATCGACTATTGGTTAAAATCAGACCATAAATACTTACAAAGTTTAGGGGTCGATATCCAGAAACTTCCTTCAGAAGAACAGTTAAAAACCATGCTTACTAAACAAATAAACCTTGAATACAAGGATAAACCTTCTTTTGCAGTAATTTGGGAAATTGACGGAAAGGCTGTCGGGCATTCTAATATTACGGATATCAGCTTTGGGAATAGCGCCAATATGCACCTTCACCTTTGGGAGGAAGACGTAAGGCAAAAAGGTGCAGGGACAATTCTTGTCAAGCAGTCGCTCCCATTCTTTTTTGAGCTCTTTCAATTAAAATCAATTATCTGTGAACCCTATGCAGAAAACCCTGCCCCCAATAAAACTTTAAAAAAAGTAGGGTTTAAATTGATAAAAAGGTATAAAACAATTCCGGGTTCATTAAATTTTGAACAAGATGTCAATCAATGGGAGATTAAACCAGCGTTGAAATAA
- a CDS encoding DUF418 domain-containing protein: MSTTLTSPIIKQKKQRIDVIDVMRGYAVMAIMLIHNIEHFNYYHYPDKALNPTWLNTLNEEVLYWVFFLFAGKTYSIFAILFGFTFYLMNNKQKEMGKDFGPRYLWRLLLLVGFALFNAAFFPGEVLMLYALTGPILFVVRKWSNKALLIAALFFLSQPFDLLQYVYSLINPEYTVSQQLFVPLWKEAMAVIKEGNFFDTMCANLTLGQGFSLLWAIENGRAVQTMGLFILGFWLGNVGAFKAENYNQWKKVLVAAVLTMIPLFFIKEHFTGSEVSEVIKRSLGVAFDMYWKVSFTFIWISLIVLIYKNKTVVKWSKPLQTYGKMSLTNYITQSIFGGILYFGYGFHLADTCGVAFSLLIGFGFLAVQMLFCHYWLKNHKQGPFESLWHQLTWNIPSKK; encoded by the coding sequence ATGAGCACTACTTTAACCTCGCCCATCATCAAACAAAAAAAGCAACGTATCGATGTAATTGATGTTATGAGAGGATACGCCGTAATGGCCATCATGTTGATCCATAATATCGAACATTTTAATTATTATCATTACCCTGATAAGGCACTAAACCCAACTTGGTTGAATACCCTAAATGAAGAGGTATTGTATTGGGTTTTTTTCTTATTTGCAGGAAAGACTTATTCCATTTTTGCCATCCTTTTTGGTTTCACTTTCTACTTAATGAATAATAAACAAAAAGAGATGGGGAAAGATTTTGGCCCAAGGTATCTGTGGAGGCTTCTCTTGTTAGTAGGTTTTGCTCTTTTCAATGCCGCATTTTTCCCAGGAGAGGTATTAATGTTATATGCATTAACCGGACCTATATTATTTGTAGTTAGGAAATGGAGCAACAAAGCATTATTGATTGCAGCCCTTTTCTTTTTAAGTCAACCTTTTGATTTACTACAGTATGTATACAGTCTTATAAATCCAGAATATACGGTATCACAACAACTATTTGTGCCTCTTTGGAAAGAAGCGATGGCAGTGATCAAAGAGGGAAACTTCTTTGATACCATGTGTGCTAACCTAACGTTAGGTCAAGGCTTTTCATTACTCTGGGCAATCGAAAACGGTAGGGCCGTACAAACTATGGGACTATTTATTTTAGGTTTTTGGTTAGGTAATGTTGGAGCATTTAAAGCGGAAAACTATAATCAATGGAAAAAAGTTTTGGTAGCAGCGGTGCTTACAATGATTCCATTATTTTTCATCAAAGAGCATTTTACAGGGTCAGAGGTGAGTGAAGTAATAAAAAGATCATTGGGAGTAGCTTTTGATATGTACTGGAAAGTGAGTTTCACTTTTATATGGATTTCACTGATTGTGCTTATATACAAAAATAAAACAGTGGTGAAATGGTCTAAACCATTGCAGACCTATGGAAAAATGAGTTTAACAAACTATATCACTCAATCTATTTTTGGCGGTATCTTATATTTTGGGTACGGTTTCCATTTAGCAGATACATGTGGAGTGGCTTTTAGCTTATTGATAGGTTTTGGCTTCCTTGCCGTTCAGATGTTATTCTGTCATTATTGGCTGAAAAATCACAAGCAAGGGCCATTTGAGAGCCTATGGCATCAACTTACATGGAATATCCCTTCAAAAAAATAA